A single genomic interval of Chitinophaga sp. 180180018-3 harbors:
- a CDS encoding four-helix bundle copper-binding protein, which translates to MPHQHYQECIDACNECATVCNHCAVSCLHEQDVQKMTRCIQLDLECAAICNASVQVMSLDGEISEQLCQLCADICNRCAEECEKHADMEHCRECAETCRKCAEVCSQMAHA; encoded by the coding sequence ATGCCTCACCAACATTATCAGGAATGTATAGACGCATGTAATGAATGCGCTACCGTATGCAATCATTGTGCTGTTTCCTGTCTGCATGAACAGGACGTACAGAAAATGACCAGGTGTATTCAACTGGACCTTGAGTGTGCTGCTATTTGCAATGCGTCTGTTCAGGTAATGAGCCTTGATGGAGAGATTTCGGAACAATTATGCCAGCTATGCGCAGATATCTGCAATCGTTGCGCAGAGGAATGTGAAAAACACGCAGACATGGAGCATTGTCGTGAATGTGCCGAAACCTGCCGGAAATGTGCTGAAGTATGTTCGCAGATGGCTCATGCTTAG
- a CDS encoding heavy-metal-associated domain-containing protein: MKKILSLLIVMITVFGVSKIFAQSAKTETFKVYGNCNMCKKRIEKAVAVDGITKADWNVNSKVMTVSYDPAKISNDAIQQKIAAAGHDTEKSKAADSTYAKLPGCCQYDRKGGAAAPAHHN; the protein is encoded by the coding sequence ATGAAAAAGATATTATCTCTTTTAATAGTAATGATCACTGTTTTCGGTGTCTCCAAAATATTTGCGCAATCAGCCAAAACTGAAACTTTCAAAGTATACGGTAATTGCAATATGTGTAAAAAGAGAATTGAAAAAGCTGTAGCTGTGGATGGTATTACAAAGGCTGACTGGAATGTAAATTCAAAAGTGATGACGGTTTCCTATGATCCTGCAAAGATCAGCAATGATGCTATCCAGCAGAAAATAGCTGCGGCTGGACATGATACTGAAAAATCAAAAGCGGCTGATAGTACTTACGCCAAACTCCCCGGCTGTTGCCAGTATGATCGTAAGGGCGGCGCAGCGGCTCCGGCTCATCATAACTAA
- a CDS encoding efflux RND transporter permease subunit, which translates to MVHRIIEWSLRNRFIVLVMAAAMFAWGVFAVKKNPIDAIPDLSENQVIVFTEWMGRGPQLIEDQITYPLVTNLQGLPKIKYVRGTSMFGMSFIYIIFNDNVDIYWARERVLERLSTISRTLPTGVTPQLGPDGTGVGHILWYTLDAPGMDLGEQRALQDWYVKFALQNVEGVSEIASFGGFQKQYQITVDPNKLLYYKLSVAEVINAIRANNNESGGRKFELSDIGYIIKTSGYLKSVAEIENIPVKTQNSIPIRVSDVAAVQMTGETRLGIFDQDGQGERVGGIVVMRYGENAAAVIDKVKAKMQEVAKGFPQGVKFDIVYDRGALIKESVDSIKHTLIEEMIVVSIVVIIFLFHWRSALSIIIQIPITLAASFILLNAFGISSNIMSLTGIALAIGVIVDNGIIMSENAYKHLAERYAQWQDEQKTK; encoded by the coding sequence ATGGTACATCGCATAATAGAATGGTCATTGCGCAACCGGTTTATTGTACTGGTAATGGCGGCAGCTATGTTTGCCTGGGGCGTTTTTGCAGTAAAGAAAAACCCCATTGATGCCATCCCGGATTTGTCCGAAAACCAGGTAATTGTATTTACAGAATGGATGGGCCGCGGACCGCAACTGATCGAAGACCAGATCACCTACCCGTTGGTGACTAACCTCCAGGGATTACCCAAGATTAAGTATGTACGCGGTACTTCCATGTTCGGCATGAGTTTTATCTACATCATTTTTAATGATAACGTAGATATTTACTGGGCCAGGGAAAGAGTACTGGAAAGACTAAGCACCATTTCCAGGACATTGCCAACTGGGGTGACGCCTCAGCTGGGACCTGATGGTACCGGTGTGGGGCATATTCTCTGGTATACATTAGATGCTCCTGGGATGGACCTGGGCGAACAGCGTGCCTTGCAGGATTGGTATGTGAAATTTGCCCTGCAAAATGTAGAAGGCGTGAGCGAAATTGCCTCCTTCGGTGGTTTTCAGAAACAATACCAGATTACCGTAGATCCTAACAAACTGCTTTATTATAAACTTTCCGTTGCGGAGGTAATCAATGCCATCCGTGCCAATAACAATGAATCCGGCGGGCGAAAATTTGAATTAAGTGACATTGGCTATATTATTAAAACATCCGGTTATCTGAAGTCTGTTGCTGAAATAGAAAACATCCCCGTTAAAACACAGAACAGTATTCCTATCAGGGTATCAGACGTGGCGGCGGTGCAGATGACGGGAGAAACCAGGTTAGGCATTTTCGACCAGGATGGGCAGGGCGAGCGTGTAGGTGGCATTGTAGTGATGCGCTATGGTGAAAATGCCGCAGCCGTGATAGATAAGGTGAAAGCAAAGATGCAGGAAGTAGCCAAAGGCTTTCCACAGGGAGTAAAATTTGATATTGTTTACGACCGGGGGGCTCTTATTAAGGAATCAGTAGACTCCATCAAACACACGCTCATAGAGGAAATGATCGTGGTGTCTATTGTAGTGATAATCTTCCTGTTCCACTGGCGAAGTGCGCTCAGTATCATTATCCAGATACCTATCACTTTGGCCGCCAGCTTTATCCTGTTGAACGCATTTGGAATTTCTTCCAACATCATGTCGTTAACCGGTATTGCACTGGCTATCGGGGTTATTGTAGACAACGGCATCATCATGAGCGAAAATGCCTATAAACACCTGGCGGAGCGGTATGCGCAGTGGCAGGATGAACAAAAAACTAAGTAA
- a CDS encoding efflux RND transporter permease subunit produces MNWLKNIFKKTPQWISEEERLQIIEKSSKQVSRGVFFATIIIITSFLPVFMLTGQEGKLFHPLAYTKTFIMIVDAFLVITLAPVLISFFMKGKFRPDHDNPVNRILEKIYEPIIKGVLKWRKTTIAINVIALVITIPLLKSLGSEFMPPLDEQSILFMPVTLPDISNGEAKRILQVQDKIIKSVPEVDKVLGKAGRASTATDNSPISMIETIIMLKPKSQWREGKTKKDIINELDSKLQIPGVVNGWTQPIINRINMLATGIRTDVGVKVYGQNLDTIASVSERVKKALEGTPGIMDLYVEPVTGGKYLNVDVRRQDLARYGLNVDDVNQTVESALGGAPIGNTVEGRQRFSISVRLAQDYRNSVERIKRIPIMSASFGEVPLSSVADVKFVDGPPMISSENAMLRGAVLFNVRGRDLGGTVSEAIEKMSKAKGILPQGYYLEWSGQYENLIRGQQTLMWIAPIVFVIIFFSLYFAFNSIREAFLSLITVPFALIGGAYMIYFWGVNLSVAVAVGFIALFGIAVETGIVMVIYLNDAMQQLIKEKGNSSETITKEDLRLAVIYGAAKRLRPKLMTVCVSLFGLVPVLWATGVGTDVMKPIVLPMIGGVLTSSTHILLVTPLIFLLSKEYELRKYGKIEIHEVHH; encoded by the coding sequence ATGAACTGGCTGAAGAATATATTTAAAAAAACGCCGCAATGGATATCTGAAGAAGAGCGGTTACAGATAATTGAGAAGTCCAGCAAACAGGTATCCCGTGGGGTATTTTTTGCGACCATCATTATCATCACCTCATTCCTACCGGTATTTATGCTTACAGGTCAGGAAGGTAAGTTATTTCATCCGCTGGCCTATACAAAGACCTTTATCATGATCGTGGATGCATTCCTGGTGATAACACTTGCACCTGTACTCATATCTTTCTTTATGAAAGGTAAGTTTAGGCCGGACCATGATAACCCGGTGAACAGGATCCTGGAAAAAATTTATGAGCCCATCATTAAAGGTGTATTGAAATGGCGCAAAACAACCATTGCCATTAATGTGATCGCACTGGTTATCACCATTCCTTTGCTGAAAAGCCTGGGTAGTGAATTTATGCCGCCGCTGGATGAACAAAGCATATTATTTATGCCGGTAACATTACCGGATATTTCAAATGGAGAGGCCAAACGTATTTTACAGGTGCAGGACAAGATCATCAAATCTGTTCCGGAAGTGGATAAAGTACTCGGTAAAGCCGGACGTGCCAGCACTGCTACTGACAACTCCCCCATCAGTATGATTGAAACCATTATCATGCTGAAACCTAAATCACAATGGCGGGAAGGCAAAACCAAGAAAGATATTATCAATGAACTGGACAGCAAGTTACAAATACCTGGTGTCGTAAACGGCTGGACCCAACCCATCATCAACCGTATCAATATGCTGGCTACCGGTATACGTACCGATGTTGGTGTAAAGGTATATGGACAGAACCTGGATACCATTGCCTCTGTATCAGAGCGGGTGAAAAAGGCACTGGAAGGCACTCCTGGTATCATGGACCTGTATGTGGAACCGGTTACTGGCGGCAAGTATCTTAATGTTGATGTTCGCCGGCAGGACCTGGCTCGCTATGGCCTGAATGTAGATGATGTAAACCAAACCGTAGAATCTGCATTGGGAGGTGCTCCTATTGGTAATACAGTGGAAGGCCGGCAGCGTTTTTCTATCAGTGTGCGGTTAGCTCAGGACTATCGGAATAGTGTTGAACGTATTAAACGTATACCAATCATGTCCGCTTCTTTTGGTGAAGTTCCTTTGTCCTCGGTAGCAGATGTGAAGTTTGTGGATGGTCCGCCTATGATCTCCTCTGAAAATGCAATGTTGCGCGGGGCTGTTTTATTCAATGTGCGTGGACGTGATTTGGGCGGTACCGTGAGCGAAGCCATAGAAAAGATGAGCAAGGCCAAAGGTATCCTGCCACAGGGGTATTACCTGGAGTGGAGCGGGCAATATGAAAACCTGATCCGCGGCCAGCAAACGTTGATGTGGATTGCACCAATCGTATTTGTGATCATTTTCTTTTCCCTGTATTTTGCCTTTAACTCTATCCGCGAAGCCTTCCTGAGCCTGATCACCGTTCCTTTTGCCCTTATTGGCGGGGCTTATATGATCTACTTCTGGGGAGTAAACTTGTCTGTTGCGGTGGCGGTGGGCTTTATCGCTTTGTTTGGTATTGCAGTGGAAACGGGGATCGTGATGGTCATTTATCTCAACGATGCTATGCAGCAGCTGATAAAGGAGAAGGGGAATTCTTCTGAAACAATTACCAAAGAGGATCTGAGGTTGGCCGTTATCTACGGGGCAGCGAAGCGCTTGCGACCTAAACTCATGACAGTATGTGTTTCCCTGTTTGGATTAGTGCCTGTCCTTTGGGCTACCGGCGTAGGAACAGATGTGATGAAACCAATTGTACTACCTATGATTGGCGGTGTACTTACATCTTCCACACATATTTTGCTGGTGACGCCGCTGATTTTTTTACTGTCGAAAGAATATGAATTACGCAAGTACGGAAAAATAGAGATTCATGAAGTACATCACTAA
- a CDS encoding TolC family protein produces the protein MKYITKYILIITLWAPLKLVAQHAPVLRLDTILQRVDKNNILLQSYGLKAEGYKYSADAATAWMAPMVGVGTFMTPYPGQMIMDNRDKGSLMLQLEQDIPNPAKLNAKKKYIASQGNIELATRDITLNDLKAQAKRLYFNWIVAKQRIAVLQENEKIMITMKKIEEVRYPYNQSQLSGVFKANAKIEDNHNMIRMQEGTIAKARSWLNSLMNAPGNQVFDIDTTYQPVFEMASTYDTASLATARKDVVKMDESIRSMQLNIESMKREKKPDFKVKFDHMYPLDAMMPNAFSAMGMISIPIAPWSSKMYKSGVKAMQYNVQAMEKERAAMLQETQGMLYGMQYEIQSMQKRVEAMEDKIIPALRQTLDANFLNYQENKLALSNVIDSWEALTMMQSNVLDEKLKLYEMIVDYEKQLYR, from the coding sequence ATGAAGTACATCACTAAATATATACTGATAATAACGCTTTGGGCGCCATTGAAACTGGTTGCTCAACATGCGCCGGTATTACGATTGGATACCATTCTGCAAAGAGTGGATAAAAACAATATACTATTACAATCATACGGACTGAAAGCAGAAGGTTATAAATACAGCGCGGATGCGGCCACGGCCTGGATGGCGCCAATGGTTGGTGTAGGTACGTTTATGACACCCTACCCCGGTCAGATGATCATGGACAACAGGGATAAAGGTAGCCTGATGCTTCAGCTGGAACAGGACATACCAAATCCTGCCAAACTGAATGCAAAGAAAAAATACATTGCTTCCCAGGGAAACATTGAACTAGCCACCAGGGATATAACGCTGAATGACCTGAAAGCCCAGGCTAAACGCCTGTATTTTAACTGGATCGTTGCTAAACAGCGTATTGCAGTATTGCAGGAGAATGAGAAGATCATGATAACCATGAAAAAGATCGAAGAAGTGCGCTATCCATACAATCAATCACAGCTCAGCGGCGTATTTAAAGCCAATGCAAAGATTGAGGATAACCATAACATGATCCGTATGCAGGAAGGTACCATCGCAAAGGCCAGGTCATGGCTCAATAGCCTGATGAATGCCCCCGGTAACCAGGTGTTTGATATAGACACTACTTACCAGCCGGTATTTGAAATGGCTTCCACTTACGACACTGCTTCTCTTGCTACTGCGAGAAAAGACGTTGTAAAGATGGATGAAAGCATCCGCTCCATGCAGTTGAACATTGAAAGCATGAAGCGGGAAAAGAAGCCGGATTTTAAAGTAAAGTTTGATCATATGTATCCTCTGGATGCGATGATGCCCAATGCTTTCAGTGCTATGGGTATGATCAGCATTCCAATAGCGCCATGGTCATCCAAAATGTATAAATCAGGTGTCAAAGCGATGCAGTACAATGTGCAGGCTATGGAAAAGGAAAGAGCCGCTATGTTGCAGGAAACGCAGGGAATGCTGTATGGTATGCAGTATGAGATACAATCCATGCAGAAACGCGTTGAAGCAATGGAGGATAAGATCATTCCAGCTTTGCGGCAAACTCTGGATGCCAACTTTCTGAATTATCAGGAAAACAAATTGGCTTTGTCCAATGTGATCGACTCCTGGGAAGCACTCACCATGATGCAGTCTAATGTACTGGATGAGAAATTAAAACTCTATGAAATGATAGTGGATTATGAGAAACAGTTATATCGTTAA
- a CDS encoding efflux RND transporter periplasmic adaptor subunit, with protein sequence MRNSYIVKILFGASLALFGLVACKNKADKGAHAEHKAGQLFTCPMHPQVIQDKPGKCPICGMDLVLKDANNELVMDSSIARLTKPVNAQVIATIPAISPETGTRIYASEVNGVITYDTRNQTSISSRVGGRVERLTIKYNYQPVRKGQLIMEVYSPDLAAAQRELLFVAHSSPDMLSGARQRLQLLGMQPAQIDQVLRTGNILYRIPVYSNSDGYILEKSAANAAAASGAMAPAAASAAGGDAMGSMGAGASTAAATPAPAAPAASPVLLREGQYVSAGQSLFTIYQAKALVAEFAFPSQLAARIKLGQQLLFFPTSDDNAMQSGAIGLIEPVFREGVNFTLARVYLKDDHFQVGQLLYANVPIVYTDGWWLPKKAIWRLGNKSVIFRKEKDVYVPVVVETGVVAKDMIQVNTNIGDWKVASNASYLVDSESFIKTNN encoded by the coding sequence ATGAGAAACAGTTATATCGTTAAAATATTGTTCGGTGCGTCCCTGGCTTTATTCGGACTGGTTGCCTGCAAAAATAAAGCAGACAAGGGGGCTCATGCTGAACACAAAGCCGGACAGCTTTTCACCTGCCCTATGCATCCGCAGGTGATCCAGGATAAGCCGGGAAAGTGCCCCATCTGCGGTATGGACCTGGTACTGAAGGATGCCAATAATGAGCTGGTAATGGACAGCAGTATTGCCAGGCTCACCAAACCGGTGAATGCACAGGTCATTGCCACTATTCCGGCTATCAGCCCGGAAACTGGTACCCGCATCTATGCTTCCGAGGTAAATGGTGTTATTACTTATGATACACGCAATCAGACCAGTATTTCCAGCAGAGTTGGCGGACGGGTAGAACGATTGACAATAAAGTATAATTATCAACCCGTAAGGAAGGGTCAGCTGATCATGGAAGTATATTCTCCGGATCTGGCAGCGGCTCAACGGGAGCTACTTTTTGTAGCACATAGCAGTCCGGATATGTTATCCGGCGCCAGGCAACGGCTACAGCTACTGGGTATGCAGCCGGCACAAATAGACCAGGTGCTGAGAACCGGTAATATCCTGTACCGTATACCTGTTTATAGCAACAGTGATGGTTATATACTGGAAAAATCGGCGGCTAATGCAGCTGCCGCATCCGGGGCAATGGCACCGGCAGCGGCATCAGCAGCGGGTGGTGATGCTATGGGGAGCATGGGAGCTGGCGCCTCAACCGCTGCGGCTACACCTGCGCCCGCAGCACCGGCAGCCTCCCCTGTCCTTTTACGTGAAGGTCAGTATGTAAGCGCCGGGCAGTCGCTTTTTACCATTTACCAGGCAAAAGCCCTGGTGGCTGAATTTGCCTTCCCGTCCCAGCTGGCGGCGAGAATAAAACTTGGGCAGCAATTATTGTTTTTTCCGACAAGCGATGACAACGCCATGCAATCAGGTGCCATCGGTCTGATTGAGCCGGTTTTTCGGGAGGGAGTAAACTTCACACTGGCAAGGGTATACCTGAAAGATGATCACTTCCAGGTAGGACAACTGCTGTATGCGAATGTTCCTATTGTTTATACTGATGGCTGGTGGCTACCTAAAAAGGCAATATGGAGGCTGGGTAATAAATCTGTTATTTTCAGAAAAGAAAAGGATGTATACGTTCCTGTCGTAGTAGAAACGGGCGTAGTGGCTAAAGATATGATACAGGTAAACACAAACATCGGCGACTGGAAGGTAGCTTCCAACGCTTCTTACCTGGTGGATAGTGAGAGCTTCATTAAAACCAATAATTAA
- a CDS encoding efflux RND transporter periplasmic adaptor subunit — MERKSFLKAVAFVSLAPVVLLAACKDAGKKQVADEKKQTYTCPMHPQIVQDKPGTCPICGMDLVPFDKNNKETSLTLGESQMALANITTMVVGTGALSNFKQLNGRLVTDPERSAVISSRVPGRIEVLYVKETGVKVNKGQPLYKIYSEQLASLQQEYLLAVAQVKQFPDDARFGQIEKAARQKLKLYDQSDGEINQLVQSQKVNPYVTYPATVSGVVSELTATEGQYVSEGGAVMRLEGYNQLWVEADLYPAEASAIRVGQSVKVVVSGWENEPQTMTVQFINPALQSGSQLMQVRGSIPNPDNRWQPGLQANILLPVKSKGDVLSLPVDAVIRDGKGSHVWIEKARGKFEPRMVKTGMENFDVVEITDGLQAGDTVVVTGAYLLYSEYILKKGADPMAGMPGM, encoded by the coding sequence ATGGAAAGGAAAAGTTTTTTAAAAGCAGTTGCGTTTGTTTCGCTGGCGCCGGTTGTATTACTGGCAGCCTGTAAGGATGCGGGTAAAAAACAAGTTGCGGATGAAAAGAAGCAGACTTATACCTGCCCGATGCACCCGCAAATAGTGCAGGATAAACCAGGTACCTGCCCCATATGCGGTATGGATCTGGTGCCATTTGATAAAAATAATAAAGAAACTTCTCTCACCCTGGGAGAAAGCCAGATGGCATTGGCCAACATTACCACTATGGTAGTGGGTACCGGTGCCTTATCCAACTTCAAACAGCTAAACGGCAGACTGGTAACAGATCCTGAAAGGTCTGCAGTTATTTCCAGCAGGGTACCGGGACGGATAGAGGTGCTATATGTAAAGGAAACCGGTGTGAAGGTGAATAAAGGGCAGCCGCTATATAAAATATATTCTGAACAATTGGCTTCCCTTCAACAGGAATACCTGCTGGCGGTGGCACAGGTAAAACAGTTTCCGGATGATGCCCGTTTCGGGCAGATCGAAAAAGCTGCACGTCAAAAGCTGAAGTTATATGATCAGTCAGATGGGGAGATCAATCAGTTAGTGCAATCTCAAAAGGTGAATCCTTATGTCACCTATCCGGCTACTGTCAGTGGGGTGGTTTCAGAACTTACAGCGACTGAAGGACAATATGTATCAGAAGGAGGAGCCGTGATGCGTCTGGAAGGATATAACCAGCTCTGGGTGGAAGCGGATCTGTATCCGGCGGAAGCATCTGCCATCCGTGTTGGACAATCGGTAAAGGTGGTTGTTTCAGGATGGGAAAATGAGCCACAGACCATGACGGTACAATTTATTAATCCTGCTTTGCAAAGCGGCAGCCAGTTGATGCAGGTACGCGGAAGTATTCCTAATCCGGATAACCGTTGGCAGCCGGGTTTGCAGGCAAATATATTATTACCCGTCAAAAGCAAAGGAGATGTATTGAGTTTGCCGGTGGATGCGGTTATCAGGGATGGAAAAGGCTCCCATGTATGGATTGAAAAAGCCCGTGGAAAATTTGAACCTCGCATGGTAAAAACAGGCATGGAGAATTTTGACGTAGTCGAAATAACAGATGGATTGCAGGCTGGCGATACGGTAGTAGTAACCGGGGCTTATCTGTTGTATTCAGAATATATCCTTAAAAAAGGAGCTGATCCAATGGCTGGTATGCCGGGAATGTAA
- a CDS encoding DUF3347 domain-containing protein — translation MKQFMKVAVAPVLALIFLAACGNGKVNKESNAADSISQSQPATTEQSTVAAPGIQLKDDKLNAVYGHYALLTAALVKGDAKEARLAGNAIATGAKEISGGESIGLNASKITATADLEAQRVAYAALSNDFISLAKKSGVNNGRLYVDFCPMAMNDKGAYWINGDKSIRNPYFGEKMMTCGEVKETIQ, via the coding sequence ATGAAACAATTCATGAAAGTAGCCGTAGCCCCGGTATTGGCGTTGATCTTCCTCGCAGCATGTGGCAATGGCAAGGTAAACAAAGAAAGTAATGCTGCCGATTCTATCAGTCAAAGCCAGCCAGCAACAACGGAGCAAAGTACAGTCGCTGCGCCGGGTATCCAACTGAAAGATGATAAGCTGAACGCAGTATATGGGCACTATGCGCTCCTGACAGCGGCACTGGTAAAAGGAGATGCAAAAGAAGCCCGCCTTGCGGGCAATGCAATTGCAACAGGCGCCAAAGAAATATCAGGTGGCGAATCTATCGGTTTAAACGCATCAAAGATTACAGCTACAGCAGATCTGGAAGCGCAACGGGTAGCCTATGCTGCATTAAGCAACGACTTCATCTCCCTGGCAAAAAAATCCGGCGTCAACAATGGCCGGCTTTATGTTGATTTCTGCCCTATGGCAATGAATGATAAAGGAGCTTATTGGATCAATGGGGATAAATCCATACGGAATCCTTATTTCGGCGAAAAGATGATGACCTGCGGCGAAGTAAAAGAAACTATTCAATAA
- a CDS encoding DUF2911 domain-containing protein — protein sequence MSTLKNILSIFFLSLLLLGSFHVKAQTGEICYNPNLVKDTSKRSIKSVAASIIGNDSVKINYHSPGVRGRIVWGGLVPYDEVWVTGAHDATTLEIAKSFTVAGKVIPAGKYALFTIPGKKEWTIIINSKWQQHLATEYDQKDDVIRLKVKPQQHAATERLQYFIESGKGGSGKIAMAWEKIRIEFPVTLKN from the coding sequence ATGTCTACTTTGAAAAATATCTTGAGCATTTTCTTCCTGTCACTACTGCTTTTAGGAAGTTTTCATGTGAAAGCACAAACGGGTGAAATATGCTACAATCCTAATTTGGTAAAGGATACGAGCAAGCGTAGTATTAAATCTGTTGCAGCCAGTATAATAGGAAATGACTCTGTAAAGATCAACTACCATTCTCCCGGTGTCAGAGGGCGAATCGTATGGGGCGGTCTGGTGCCCTACGATGAAGTGTGGGTAACCGGCGCTCATGATGCCACTACCCTTGAAATAGCTAAATCCTTTACTGTGGCTGGGAAAGTCATACCAGCAGGTAAATATGCCCTATTTACCATTCCCGGTAAAAAGGAATGGACAATTATCATCAACTCGAAATGGCAGCAGCATCTGGCTACTGAGTATGATCAGAAAGATGATGTGATAAGATTAAAGGTGAAGCCTCAGCAGCACGCTGCTACAGAAAGATTACAATATTTTATTGAATCCGGCAAAGGCGGTTCCGGCAAAATCGCTATGGCATGGGAAAAGATACGCATTGAATTTCCTGTCACCCTAAAAAACTAA